The sequence below is a genomic window from Venturia canescens isolate UGA chromosome 9, ASM1945775v1, whole genome shotgun sequence.
GGTGGAGCTGTTATTTGTTCCTTATTATTTGTATATCTGTGctgcataaaatatgtatataaatacaaAATAATATACAATATAATGGTTATGAGGAACAACGAATCAAGCCTTAATAATTACTTACATCTTCTAACACATCATGTTCAAAGATTGTTGGAATAGCATCCTTCTTTAAAGCTCTTTTCCCACCAACTATTATGAAAGAACTGTCAGTGAAATGTTTACTACAAATCCGGGAATATTTGGTTATTTTTGTGCCGATTGATAAGTGTTGCATCCATTCCCTCAATAGTTTTATATTCCTCAAAGGAAAACTAGAAAAACAGATAGTTTATTTTGTTAGATTTCCTCATTCTGTATTTTATCAAactattgaagtttttaaTTTTAGTTGGTCGTGTATATTTCCATTTAACACAAAAATTAGATGAGTAAAGGTCATCAAGAAAACCCAGTTTGCAAACTTATTGAATTGATAGCTGATAAAAGATTGAATTCAATTCATgacataaatttgaaaattttttaaaatgaatcgGAATTAATCGTTCAAACTAATTTAAGCCTTtgcaatttgaaatatttgaattgtATACTTTGCTATAACCTCAAAACAATGTCTTCAACAAAAGTCCACACTGTAACATACCTAAAAAATGATATATCGGTTTGAGGATTCCATTCTGTTTTACATCTCTTAATGCAACAAGAGTAAACCATGTTTTAACCATAAAGTAAACacttataaataaaataatatgtaAACACAGTAAAAAAACTTGGTTTATCGCGACTACAACTGCGGCTTCATTCCAGTTTATCAAAGATTTggcaaaaaaatattggaagatattttcatagaaaaaGTATAATCGAAATGATTATTCAATACAGAGAGAGAACGATACTAATCATTCAGTGGTTTATGTGCAATTTTCCGTTCAATTTCTCGCAACGTAAGAAGTAAACACCTGAGGTCGTCAGAAAACAATTCTCTATTTAGATTATACACTATCAAATGCGCATGCGCAAAGTGGCAGTTTATAAAAATAGGTTCGATTATACCGTTGACTAAACTATAGAAATATTTGTTCAGACCTCGACGCAGCAAATATTACCAAGCGTCCCAGTGTTATATGTATACCCCGCGAATTGGTGGGTGTATGGAGGTGTTAGGATTGTTATTCCCTTATTACTCCGTCGTCTAGCTAACTCTACTCAGAGGGTCCCTAAAACATTTCCGTTTTGAAACGAGAAAGGACTCGTACGAAGGAAACATTAGTGAAGTGTGAATTACTAAGTGAAGTGCAGTTTGTTATAGCTGTCACTCAAAGTAGTGTGAAAAAGCTGTTTTTACCAGTCTCTTGTGTTTGTGTGGTAACTTCGAGAGATATTTGAGTGACATTCGAAATTTCTCTCGGAGTGCTGTACAAGTATCAAAACAGTTTATCGCAGCAAGAAAAAAGCTTATCAGTGAAACATATTTCGGGACGAGAAGTTTGATCTCTTCTCAGATTACTTTAGTTTCATTGTTTCGTGTTTTCCGTAAGAGCTGTCATACGTGGCCTTTAAAAATGGCTCTCGTGCCCATCGAAGATTCTTGGTAAAAATACatgtttataataaaaataattttttgttatttatcTTCAATGTTTATCAATGAAGAATATATTCTTGTTGTTCAGGCTCGTCGAGCACGATGcgtgtgaaaaactttttcgcgatgttatggaattgttgactcAGCGAGATAGAAGCAGCAAAAATACCCAACTTTATGCCAGCCTTTCTGCAGATATGCGCTTCAAAACGAAACAATACACTAGTCAAattgaacaattgaaaaatcagGTGGAGACCGATATTAAACAAGGCGCCATGTAtccttttttccaatttatcaACATCTTATTATTACTGTCTTCGTGTTACAAACTCAATGAAAtcaagtacaaaaacattttgttgAACATTTGACAACGCATGTTCACATGCTTGAGGAGTCGtctttataaaaatttgaaagcgTCAGACTCTTTTTTAACTACAATAATATCTTAGCTTGTTATTATCACAGTTCTTAAAGtggaatgacgctgaagtttccaacgttggagtccaacgaaatggtctaaaaaaactcaaataatttcagtaaatctccaattttgttccctgccgaatttccaattcgtcatatttcaagccacatcaataattcgtgaaataaaaaaataatgaattattaatctttttttcattcatttcgttgaatttcaacgttgcaaacttcagcgtcgttaaaGTAGAGATAATCTGTTAAAACCGTACTGTTGAAGTTTTTGAATGACGGATGCAAAACGGTTTAATGAATTTGTTGTGAAACTTATTTTGAATCAATAGCAACGATAAGTGTACAAATAAACTACCTTAAGAAAACCAATGAAATCAGAACAAGTGACGAAGGGGAACGACGAACACGACAAGTCGAGCGTCTTCAGAGTAATCTTATTCAATTAAGGCAACGTCAGAGTTTGCATACTAGTTTGAATTCAAGTGCGTTCGCAGATGCAGGAACAACCAGTTGGGGAATTGAGgaagatgatgatgatgatgttgCACCTTTGGATATTCAAGTGTCCATAGCTGATTTGAAAGCGCAAAATCGCACAGCTCTAGAAGGTATATCAGCAATATTCGCATAAATATTTAGGattcaaaataattccatTACAAAATTAAAGAATGATTGATTGGCATTTTACTTTACAGAGCAGGAACAGGGCTTAGATGAGTTGTACAAAGTTATAACAAGGCAGAAGGAAATAGCTCAAACGATAGAGTCAGAGGTCAATAACCAGAATGGTAAGAAGTATTTAACAACTTTCAATgacaattatgaaaaaatggtaTCAATGTAGATGAGACTAAAACACTTTGGTTACCGTCAATCATTTACAGGGTAGTGGCAAAATAATCTGTTCAAAAATTGCACAAAATCTACATAGTTGTCGTAGAATCTATTTCCATGACTAAGAAAGTTTTAGcatcattgatttttcatgttGGTTATCAATAAAGCATATCAATGATATCAATTTCATTCTAAAATTATTATCTCAGTGATATTAtagtcgaatgaaaattccatcatggtaaaaattatattttgaaatacCTTGAGTTAAGTTTTTACAATGCAAATTAACAGAAGAAAAGTATAAATGTTCTATAACTTCCAGCTATTGAAGTCCACAATTCTAATAACTTTGAGAAGTActtgtaaaaattttaaaaacgatTCAATTCTGTTTCGATTCTAGAAATAATCGACGATTTGGCCGACCACATGGATCGAACCGATGAACGTCTTATTGATGGTACCCGACGTGTACGCACGATAACTCGAAGTGACAGTACTTGTGGTTATTGGATCGTAATCTTATTGTTATTCATAATTATCATAATTGTTGCTCTTGTATAAAAACGCTGAATTTCTTGTCACACGCTTTTTTGCTggcaaatttcattttcacacaaaatttcaaGGGACTCCGACTCttgattctatttttttatttgtaaagAGACTGAGAAATCATTCCCTTGAGTGTGAGGGTTATTTTTTTGCCGATTTTCGTTATGTATATTCATGGCAATCGGGCAATATGTGaatgtatatattttatttttgcttcGAATAGAAGTGACTATTGTACATAAAACCATTGCCAAAGTGGAAAAAGAACTTAGTTTTAAAAACGAAACTTGGTATTTCTTTAAGAAGTTTTTCTATTGTGATGGCTGAGTACATCTTGGCAATTTCGagaaataattgtaaaaataaactGTAACCgtgatgaaatttatttttaatcctATTTTTGCTGAGTAATTATTCTGAATAATCAGAAAAACGTATATTTAATGTAGTAATGTAGCTAAgtccgaaaattttttttccactttcttcaatttctttcggGGTTTTTTCTGTTATACTTGACATCAGACTGCTATTGCCTCTTGATAATGCTTCAAATTTTCTATAAGCATATTGCCGTACCTCTGGTGGTGCAGCGAGACTCAGAAACACCAATTGAGTTTCTTTACGGTCTCCCTGTATGATTTTCAATCTACGATTCAATTGGGCCCCGCTGCATTGTATATGTGATCCCACGGGCTTATTCGAATCGatagatgaaagaaaaactgatTTATCAGATACTGATTAATACTGAGCCAAGTATtgcattgaaaattttttatctcacgtCATTATTGGAATCATTGactatttttatgattttttatatcaaaatactacattattattgttcatagtttatgaaataaatctttttggaaaaaatcgtcagTGCAAcgtattaatattattttactTCAGtatgttttcaattttgagtTAATTCCAGTCTCAAAAATATGACATCGTTTTAAAAACCGTttacaaaaattcttgaagGGTTTTTATTTGTCTTTAAAAAGTCTTTACAGCCTTAATTCTTCAGGACTTACCGTTATTTTGTAGTTGTTGAAGCCTGAtagatatttttaaaaagattTCTTGTCCCAAGGCTCGAGACACATTTTTTCGAGGCAGGAAAAAACTAAATTGTAATTACCAACAACAAACAAATGTATTAGAAACTTGAGGGAAAAGGAAACGACGAGCAAttaaagatgaaattgaattgGGTCTGTGCACAATGTACAGCAGATTTAATTGTATTGTAAATAAACATCGTATTATCTCTCTCCTGAATGACAAAGAATTAACTGGGAATTAAAGGCGCGATTTAGAGTTAATGTGGGTGTTCCCGTAAACATAACGATCTTATCTGAATCCAAATTCATTCTTCACGCAATATGGGACAACGGTAAAAATACTACATTATTCAGGTTGCTCGGTTTGATCTGTTCTCAAACAAAGATTCTTTAGCAAAGCTTTTGGATTTGGATCTCTTCCTCGGAACTTTCTAAACACTTCGAGGGCTGGAACGCTTCCGCCaagagataaaaatgtttctctaTAACGAGTCGCTGTTTCTTTCTCAAGCTTTTTGTCACCCGCGGGAAGTTCTTGGAAAGTACTGTATGCGTCGGCTGCAGCCATACGCGCCCAGACATCACTgaaatttcacattttataGTTTTTCGGAAGCAAATTATTATCGGTATATATCGTCGTAGGGAAGTTAGGAGATTTTCATTTACCTATAGTATGCAGCACCCCATTGACCGACGAAAATCTCAACCCACGACGTTAGGTGATTGTTCGTTTTATCCAACGGTATAACGAAATGTTCTTTCCATAAACGTTCCATCATCGGTACCCAAAACTCGTCGCTGAAAATGATTTCTCTTTTCAATGAAATCAGTTTAGCTCGTAACTTTTCAAGTgattcatttatttgaaaggtaatattaaaattg
It includes:
- the Syx8 gene encoding syntaxin-8 codes for the protein MALVPIEDSWLVEHDACEKLFRDVMELLTQRDRSSKNTQLYASLSADMRFKTKQYTSQIEQLKNQVETDIKQGAITSDEGERRTRQVERLQSNLIQLRQRQSLHTSLNSSAFADAGTTSWGIEEDDDDDVAPLDIQVSIADLKAQNRTALEEQEQGLDELYKVITRQKEIAQTIESEVNNQNEIIDDLADHMDRTDERLIDGTRRVRTITRSDSTCGYWIVILLLFIIIIIVALV